In a genomic window of Pleurocapsa sp. PCC 7319:
- a CDS encoding transposase, whose translation MPYTSSLSDREWEIIEPLLPKKKRTRPAKWSKREILDGVLYQLKNGCNCNRSFPPSQK comes from the coding sequence ATGCCATATACAAGTAGCCTCAGCGATCGCGAATGGGAAATTATAGAACCTTTGTTGCCAAAGAAGAAAAGGACAAGACCAGCAAAATGGAGTAAAAGAGAAATCTTGGACGGTGTTTTATATCAGCTAAAGAATGGATGCAACTGTAACCGTTCATTTCCCCCCAGTCAAAAATAA
- a CDS encoding site-specific integrase translates to MKVNKFGRAAILSPTQITLLFNEGLTKPRDRALFGVCLYAAARINEACTLLRGDVIGVKGVREVLVIRSYNTKGKQSTREIQVHPQLKEYLSEHHRCDRWHTRPYLFPGRHGRGSIHKASADRILRDACRKLEIEGVSTHSFRRTALTRMSDKGVPLRHIQAISGHKTLAALERYLGVTEQQKESAIATLDF, encoded by the coding sequence ATGAAGGTGAACAAGTTTGGCAGGGCAGCAATACTAAGCCCCACTCAAATTACTCTACTATTTAACGAGGGTTTAACAAAGCCCCGTGATCGCGCCTTGTTTGGGGTTTGTCTTTACGCCGCAGCACGCATCAACGAAGCCTGTACCCTGTTGCGAGGCGATGTTATTGGCGTTAAAGGAGTTCGGGAGGTTTTGGTGATTCGCAGCTATAACACCAAAGGCAAGCAGTCTACAAGGGAAATTCAAGTCCATCCCCAGCTTAAGGAATATTTGTCAGAACATCATAGGTGCGATCGCTGGCATACCCGTCCCTATCTCTTTCCAGGTCGTCATGGCAGGGGTAGCATTCATAAAGCCAGTGCGGACAGGATACTCAGGGATGCCTGCCGTAAGTTAGAGATTGAAGGGGTCAGTACCCATAGTTTCAGGCGTACTGCTCTAACTCGTATGAGCGATAAGGGTGTTCCACTCAGGCATATTCAGGCGATCTCAGGTCATAAGACTTTAGCAGCTTTGGAACGGTATTTAGGTGTGACGGAACAGCAGAAAGAGAGCGCGATCGCTACATTGGATTTTTGA
- a CDS encoding DUF1822 family protein, whose protein sequence is MVNSEEYSTELRLLQPEVIWLEPEHFEQATEISNQVNGEAQEWQTYLNALALFGFEQWLRERIPDKPVNREPNLIESICHLKVGEFRYGLVATEQVLDEAVNVPQAAIERPELTAHFYVLLEVDEEQEQIVVRGFLRYDELINYRSTVNLKLSQDSCYQLPLSLFDTEPNHLLFYSRYLDPTAIPLPVTSPDSIQDSLKETFQSTITQLSQWLQGTLDEGWLSWEALVTPEANLAWSTRNASEGTKKGKLINLGMQLESQTVALLITVTSETSEKVGILVQLYPTGEERYLPANLQLTLRSRAGKILQSTQSRSQDNYIQLKPFKGKPGTRFSVEVSMGDVIVREDFEL, encoded by the coding sequence ATGGTTAATTCCGAGGAATATTCAACCGAATTAAGACTGTTACAACCAGAGGTTATTTGGCTTGAACCCGAACATTTTGAGCAGGCAACAGAGATTAGTAACCAGGTTAATGGTGAAGCACAGGAGTGGCAAACTTATCTGAATGCACTGGCACTATTTGGTTTTGAACAATGGCTTCGAGAAAGAATACCCGATAAACCAGTTAATCGAGAACCAAATCTGATTGAATCTATCTGCCATCTCAAGGTGGGTGAGTTTAGATATGGTCTGGTTGCTACTGAGCAGGTGCTGGATGAAGCGGTGAATGTCCCTCAAGCTGCGATCGAAAGACCAGAATTGACAGCTCATTTCTACGTGCTGCTTGAAGTAGATGAAGAACAAGAACAAATCGTTGTTAGAGGCTTTCTGCGCTACGACGAACTGATTAATTATCGCAGTACAGTCAATCTAAAACTCTCTCAGGACAGTTGCTACCAGCTGCCATTGTCTTTATTTGATACTGAGCCAAATCACCTCTTGTTCTATTCTCGTTACTTAGACCCCACTGCTATCCCTTTACCCGTAACTTCCCCTGATAGTATCCAAGATTCCTTAAAAGAAACCTTTCAGTCAACCATAACCCAGTTAAGTCAATGGTTACAGGGAACTTTAGACGAAGGCTGGCTCTCTTGGGAAGCCCTTGTCACTCCAGAGGCAAATTTAGCTTGGAGTACCAGAAATGCATCCGAGGGAACTAAGAAAGGTAAACTGATTAACTTAGGGATGCAACTGGAGAGTCAAACAGTGGCACTGCTGATAACTGTTACCTCAGAAACTTCCGAGAAAGTGGGAATCCTGGTTCAGTTATATCCGACAGGGGAAGAAAGGTATTTACCTGCCAATCTCCAACTGACTTTACGCTCAAGAGCGGGAAAAATACTTCAGTCTACTCAATCAAGAAGTCAAGATAACTACATTCAACTAAAACCTTTTAAAGGTAAACCGGGAACCCGGTTTAGTGTTGAGGTAAGTATGGGGGATGTCATCGTCAGAGAAGATTTTGAACTTTGA